A genomic window from Glycine soja cultivar W05 chromosome 10, ASM419377v2, whole genome shotgun sequence includes:
- the LOC114370881 gene encoding uncharacterized protein LOC114370881 isoform X1, protein MVRGGITKASLSLLGSCRGAKRAKSGLSKFSGTAQPAESSGGVSKSGGKIEDSACWIPHPRTGIYFPKGHEWVMDDVTEDAARLSQTYWFRNVDGVDNPGH, encoded by the exons ATGGTTAGAGGAGGCATCACCAAAGCAAGCTTGTCGCTTCTCGG GTCATGCAGGGGAGCTAAGAGAGCCAAGAGTGGACTCAGCAAATTCTCAGGCACTGCTCAACCTGCAGAAAGCTCTGGAGGAGTTTCAAAGAGTGGTGGGAAGATTGAGGATTCAGCTTGCTGGATCCCACACCCACGCACAGGAATTTACTTCCCAAAAGGGCATGAGTGGGTGATGGATGATGTTACAGAGGATGCAGCTCGTTTAAGCCAAACTTATTGGTTCAGAAATGTTGATGGTGTTGACAACCCCGGACACTAA
- the LOC114370881 gene encoding uncharacterized protein LOC114370881 isoform X2, translated as MVRGGITKASLSLLGGAKRAKSGLSKFSGTAQPAESSGGVSKSGGKIEDSACWIPHPRTGIYFPKGHEWVMDDVTEDAARLSQTYWFRNVDGVDNPGH; from the exons ATGGTTAGAGGAGGCATCACCAAAGCAAGCTTGTCGCTTCTCGG GGGAGCTAAGAGAGCCAAGAGTGGACTCAGCAAATTCTCAGGCACTGCTCAACCTGCAGAAAGCTCTGGAGGAGTTTCAAAGAGTGGTGGGAAGATTGAGGATTCAGCTTGCTGGATCCCACACCCACGCACAGGAATTTACTTCCCAAAAGGGCATGAGTGGGTGATGGATGATGTTACAGAGGATGCAGCTCGTTTAAGCCAAACTTATTGGTTCAGAAATGTTGATGGTGTTGACAACCCCGGACACTAA
- the LOC114372628 gene encoding probable E3 ubiquitin-protein ligase RHY1A has translation MTSASELFHTRRHRLGRNALDLGLDTELHAADSLRQLRLRHYYLRRHHPERASDRIDGRYRRSFVSESVDSEENVRSSLRGSSSERLPVGVVLARARLLQRLRGEPLSTNRQYDRDSFGEDPESESSNEDPSGASLVTELTSQMARSQFLQELSTKPPGLTQEALDCLHQEVFSSNASEIGLDSRVLQDCSICLESFTDGDELIRLPCGHKFHSVCLDPWIRCCGDCPYCRRCIVVNTHSSLNEDE, from the exons ATGACGAGCGCTTCGGAGCTATTCCACACCAGAAGGCATCGATTGGGACGAAATGCTCTCGATCTAGGGCTCGACACCGAACTCCACGCCGCCGATTCTCTCCGCCAACTCCGCCTTCGTCACTACTACCTCCGCCGCCACCACCCG GAGCGTGCATCTGATAGAATTGATGGGAGGTATCGGCGGTCTTTCGTAAGTGAGAGCGTGGATTCTGAAGAAAACGTGAGAAGTAGTCTTAGAGGGAGTAGCAGCGAGAGACTACCCGTAGGTGTGGTTCTTGCACGGGCAAGACTCCTTCAGAGGTTGAGAGGGGAACCTCTATCCACAAACAG GCAATATGATAGAGATTCATTTGGTGAGGATCCAGAAAGTGAATCATCAAACGAAGATCCAAGCGGGGCATCTCTAGTTACTGAGTTGACTTCTCAAATGGCAAGGTCCCAGTTCTTGCAAGAACTAAGCACAAAGCCACCTGGCCTTACTCAAGAGGCCTTGGACTGTTTGCATCAGGAAGTTTTTAGCAGCAATGCCAGTGAGATAGGGTTGGATTCCAGGGTACTGCAGGACTGCAGTATATGTTTGGAGTCTTTCACAGACGGAGATGAGCTGATACGTTTGCCATGTGGACATAAGTTTCACTCTGTTTGCTTGGATCCTTGGATTCGCTGCTGTGGAGACTGTCCATACTGTCGAAGATGTATAGTTGTAAATACTCACTCATCATTAAACGAGGACGAGTAA
- the LOC114371940 gene encoding probable protein phosphatase 2C 63, with protein sequence MLRLCYGPLDCCFRRRRADGLLWHTDLKPHASGDFSIAVAQANYCLEDQSQVFTSPYATYVGVYDGHGGPEASRFVNKRLFPYLHKFATEQGGLSVDVIKKAFSATEEEFLHLVKLSLPISPQIASVGSCCLFGAISNNVLYVANLGDSRAVLGRRDTVRKNSPVVAQRLSTDHNVADEEVRKEVEALHPDDSHIVVYNRGVWRIKGIIQVSRSIGDVYLKKPDFYRDPVFQQFGNPIPLKRPVMTAEPSIIIRELESQDLFLIFASDGLWEQLSDEAAVQIVFKHPRAGIAKRLVRAALHEAAKKREMRYDDIKKIDKGIRRHFHDDITVVVIYLDHHAGSSNGRFKQTGVDYTTAPVDIFSLNADEAEKRMLGTVA encoded by the exons ATGCTGCGTTTGTGCTACGGCCCTCTGGATTGCTGCTTCCGACGCCGCCGTGCCGACGGACTCCTCTGGCACACCGACTTGAAGCCCCACGCCTCCGGCGACTTCTCCATCGCCGTCGCCCAGGCCAATTACTGTCTCGAGGATCAGAGCCAAGTCTTCACCTCCCCCTACGCCACCTACGTCGGCGTCTACGACGGCCACGGCGGCCCCGAAGCTTCTCGATTCGTCAACAAGCGCCTCTTCCCTTATTTGCACA AATTCGCCACTGAGCAAGGAGGGTTGTCTGTGGATGTGATAAAAAAGGCATTCAGTGCCACAGAGGAGGAATTCTTGCATTTGGTGAAGCTATCCTTGCCCATTAGTCCCCAGATTGCTTCCGTCGGATCCTGTTGCCTTTTTGGTGCAATTTCTAATAATGTGTTGTATGTTGCCAACCTCGGCGACTCGAGAGCTGTTCTTGGCAGGAGGGATACGGTGAGAAAGAACAGTCCAGTGGTGGCACAGCGTTTGTCAACAGATCATAATGTAGCTGATGAAGAGGTGAGAAAAGAAGTTGAAGCTCTCCATCCTGATGACTCGCACATTGTGGTTTATAACCGTGGAGTTTGGAGGATTAAGGGCATTATACAG GTGTCAAGATCTATCGGTGACGTGTATTTGAAGAAACCTGATTTCTACCGAGACCCGGTTTTTCAGCAGTTTGGAAATCCTATTCCTTTGAAGCGTCCTGTAATGACAGCTGAACCATCAATCATTATTAGGGAGCTTGAGTCTCAGGATTTATTCTTGATATTTGCATCAGATGGCCTCTGGGAACAATTAAGTGACGAGGCAGCAGTTCAGATCGTTTTCAAACATCCAAGAGCT GGAATTGCCAAGAGACTGGTGAGAGCTGCTCTTCATGAAGCTGCAAAGAAGAGAGAGATGAGATACGATGACATAAAGAAAATTGACAAAGGAATAAGACGACACTTCCATGATGATATCACTGTAGTTGTAATCTATCTTGATCACCATGCAGGCTCCTCTAATGGTAGATTTAAGCAAACTGGTGTTGACTATACAACTGCCCCTGTTGATATTTTTTCCCTTAATGCGGATGAAGCAGAAAAGCGTATGCTTGGTACAGTTGCCTAA